The genomic segment TCGGGTACGATCGGTTTTGATGGCAAACCGCGGCCCGAGCTGGGAGCCAATCAACACCGCGGCAGCCAGCACGGCGGTGAGACGGGGATCAAAGTGGCCACGCAACATATGGCCAACGAAGCCGGTAAGAGCCGTGACTCCCACCATCAGGGAAGAACTGCCGACGGCAATAATCATCGGCACTCCACCCAGTAAAACTACAACGGGGACTTTAATCAACCCTCCTCCCACCCCCAGCATGCCCGCCACAAATCCGGCCAGAAGCATCACCGGCAGCAGAATGATCACATTTATGGTGTATTCCTCTGCGACCCGAGTGCGGTGCCAGTGCCACCAGTGCTTCGAGGGAAATCGCCGAACATGTTTTTTAGGGGTCTTATACATATAATAGGCCCCGAACAGCAGCACTGCGGCAAAACATAACTTGGCAAAATAATCAGGGAAGTAAGGGGATAAATAGCCACCGAAAAACGCCCCCAGATTTGTGGGTGGTTCGATCAGGAGCACCAGCTTCCAGTCCACCGTCCGGGCTTTAGCAAAAACCAGCATAGAGGAAAAAGACACCACTATGATGAGCACTTGGCTGGTGGTGGCAGCTATATAAAAGGGTATGGAGAGTGCCACCAACATCGGGACATAAAA from the Deltaproteobacteria bacterium genome contains:
- a CDS encoding sulfite exporter TauE/SafE family protein, translating into MSLPIQILLLLFFLFLTASLIFSMLGQGGGAFYVPMLVALSIPFYIAATTSQVLIIVVSFSSMLVFAKARTVDWKLVLLIEPPTNLGAFFGGYLSPYFPDYFAKLCFAAVLLFGAYYMYKTPKKHVRRFPSKHWWHWHRTRVAEEYTINVIILLPVMLLAGFVAGMLGVGGGLIKVPVVVLLGGVPMIIAVGSSSLMVGVTALTGFVGHMLRGHFDPRLTAVLAAAVLIGSQLGPRFAIKTDRTRLGKYFALLLLAIAIWLIYGVIREYYPDLWLGILPRLSHRL